A region from the Lolium perenne isolate Kyuss_39 chromosome 4, Kyuss_2.0, whole genome shotgun sequence genome encodes:
- the LOC127292649 gene encoding cytochrome c biogenesis protein CCS1, chloroplastic, translating to MPSPTCYLLLNPSRTCHRPLLPSLRLPARLRVSCDVPRQGSDGGPKRGVIPTGAGKAKKQVVFFDAAPPVAQRGGEEEGGKAEVQTKVDGAAVRLLRRATKRTLSVLSNLPLAIAEMSAIAGLMALGTVIDQGEVPSHYFEQFPEDNPVFGFITWRWILTPGFDHMFSSPVFLGLLALLAASLMACTFTTQLPMVKVAKRWSFMSSGGSIKKQAFSESLPRASIQDLGVILMGAGYEVFTKGPSLYAFKGLAGRYAPIGVHVAMIFVMAGATLSATGSFKGSVDVPQGLNFVIGDIMKPKGIFSVAPDAFNTEVHVNRFYMEYYDSGEVSQFYSDLSLFDLDGKEVMRKTIKVNDPLRYGAITIYQTDWGFSALQVKKNGEGPFNLAMASLKQSGNKKLYGTFLPLEDPDPSKSSVKGISMLARDLQSIVLYDQDGKFVGVRRPSSKLPIEINGNEILIEDAIGSTGLDLKTDPGIPVVYAGFGALMLTTCISYLSHAQLWALQDGTTVVVGGKSNRAKIEFSDEMNRLLNKVPELISVNEKTVDNKSSTA from the exons ATGCCTTCCCCGACGTGCTACCTCCTCCTAAACCCTTCCAGAACCTGCCACCGGCCCCTCCTGCCGTCTCTCCGCCTCCCCGCGCGGCTCCGTGTCTCCTGCGACGTGCCGCGGCAGGGGAGTGATGGCGGGCCGAAGCGCGGGGTCATACCCACCGGAGCAGGCAAGGCTAAGAAGCAGGTCGTGTTCTTCGACGCCGCGCCGCCGGTCGCGCAGCGGGGCGGCGAGGAGGAAGGGGGCAAGGCGGAGGTGCAGACGAAGGTGGACGGCGCGGCGGTGCGGCTGCTGAGGCGGGCGACCAAGCGGACGCTATCGGTCCTGTCCAACCTCCCGCTCGCCATCGCCGAGATGTCCGCCATTGCCGGCCTCATGGCCCTGG GCACGGTGATTGACCAAGGAGAGGTGCCGAGCCACTACTTCGAGCAGTTCCCCGAGGACAACCCGGTGTTCGGCTTCATTACGTGGAGGTGGATCCTCACCCCAGGTTTCGACCACATGTTCTCCTCGCCGGTCTTCCTCGGCTTGCTCGCGCTCCTCGCCGCGTCGCTAATGGCCTGCACCTTCACCACCCAATTGCCCATGGTGAAGGTGGCCAAAAG ATGGTCCTTTATGAGTTCAGGAGGAAGCATCAAGAAACAAGCCTTTTCCGAATCTCTTCCCCGCGCATCTATTCAGGATTTGGGGGTCATTTTGATGGGGGCTGGATATGAG GTCTTCACCAAGGGCCCGTCTTTGTACGCTTTCAAGGGCCTCGCTGGCCGGTATGCGCCTATCGGAGTGCATGTAGCGATGATTTTTGTCATGGCAGGTGCCACCCTTTCTGCGACCGGAAGCTTCAAAGGGTCGGTGGATGTCCCACAAGGACTAAATTTCGTCATTGGAGATATCATGAAACCCAAAGGCATTTTCTCCGTCGCGCCGGATGCTTTCAATACGGAAGTCCATGTCAATCGGTTCTACATGGAGTACTATGATAGTGGAGAG GTTTCACAATTTTACAGTGATCTTTCACTTTTCGACCTTGATGGCAAAGAAGTAATGAGGAAGACGATCAAGGTGAATGATCCCCTGAGGTATGGTGCGATCACGATATACCAAACGGACTGGGGATTTTCAGCACTACAAGTGAAGAAAAATGGTGAAGGCCCTTTCAACTTGGCCATGGCCTCCTTGAAACAGAGTGGCAATAAAAAGCTATATGGAACATTCTTGCCACTTGAAGACCCTGATCCGTCTAAGTCTAGCGTCAAGGGAAT ATCTATGCTTGCTCGAGATCTGCAGTCTATTGTGTTGTATGATCAAGATGGTAAGTTTGTAGGGGTTCGTCGGCCAAGCTCAAAACTCCCCATTGAAATCAATGGTAATGAAATATTAATTGAAGACGCTATTGGCAGTACTGGTCTGGATCTTAAG ACCGACCCAGGAATTCCTGTTGTGTATGCTGGATTTGGCGCGCTCATGTTGACAACCTGCATTAGCTATCTTTCGCATGCTCAG TTATGGGCGCTGCAAGATGGAACTACAGTAGTAGTCGGAGGGAAATCAAATCGAGCCAAGATTGAATTTTCTGACGAGATGAACCGGTTGCTAAATAAAGTACCAGAGTTGATCAGTGTTAATGAGAAAACAGTAGATAATAAATCAAGTACTGCATGA